Proteins encoded by one window of Lycium barbarum isolate Lr01 chromosome 11, ASM1917538v2, whole genome shotgun sequence:
- the LOC132619956 gene encoding uncharacterized protein LOC132619956, whose protein sequence is MGVFALLYVICFCAFASCDSANALSRFSFSEAFSQTALKAFIKGFECSRPMVVVDGAHLKSTFNGTFDSASTSDGAGNILPLAYGLIDSENDKSRTWFFEQFKLAYGIRDNICVVSDRRESIIKAVYRVYPTVPHLACIWHLWKNVTKKYKSNDEVLSPVFYSLAKAYTQDEFDKLMEKIENVDIRVKEYLDDAGRKKWARLYSHVNRGWMMTPNIAECINGKLVAARELAVFDFLEEVRRMFGRWNCTSRKNGTCTFSTRSRQYQEMLSMKEHKSLRMRVEASTEYVYMVNDRPRHFIMVLKRKTCSCRMFQMDEISCSHAWAVLKSKNLTVDAYCSELFKPNPVVNTYDVSVDPLPD, encoded by the exons ATGGGCGTGTTCGCGCTGCTTTATGTCATTTGTTTCTGCGCGTTCGCGTCATGtgacagcgcgaacgcgctgagtcgTTTCAGTTTTTCAgaagcattttcacaaacag CACTCAAAGCATTCATAAAGGGATTTGAGTGTTCTAGACCAATGGTGGTAGTGGATGGTGCACACCTTAAAAGCACGTTTAATGGTACATTTGATTCCGCAAGTACTTCGGATGGTGCAG GTAATATTCTACCACTGGCATATGGTTTGATAGATTCGGAAAATGATAAGTCACGGACTTGGTTCTTTGAGCAGTTCAAGCTAGCTTATGGGATTAGGGATAACATCTGTGTCGTGTCCGACAGACGTGAAAGCATAATCAAAGCGGTGTATCGGGTGTATCCTACTGTTCCTCATTTGGCCTGCATATGGCATTTGTGGAAAAATGTGACTAAGAAATACAAGTCTAATGATGAAGTATTGAGTCCTGTGTTTTATTCACTTGCCAAAGCATACACACAGGATGAGTTCGATAAACTAATGGAAAAGATTGAGAATGTTGATATACGGGTAAAGGAATATTTGGATGATGCTGGAAGAAAGAAATGGGCTCGACTATATTCACATGTTAACAGAGGTTGGATGATGACTCCGAATATAGCGgaatgtattaatggaaaactAGTAGCGGCAAGAGAGTTGGCTGtttttgatttccttgaagaagtTAGGAGGATGTTTGGGAGATGGAATTGCACAAGTAGGAAAAATGGTACATGCACATTCTCAACACGTTCGAGACAATACCAGGAAATGCTCTCAATGAAAGAGCATAAATCGTTACGTATGAGG GTTGAAGCATCAACTGAATATGTTTATATGGTTAATGATAGACCGAGGCATTTCATAATGGTTTTGAAGAGGAAAACTTGTAGTTGCCGGATGTTCCAAATGGACGAAATATCGTGTTCACATGCTTGGGCTGTCTTAAAGAGTAAAAATCTAACGGTTGATGCATATTGCTCAGAATTATTCAAACCAAATCCAGTGGTGAATACGTATGATGTGTCGGTTGATCCACTTCCAGACTAG